One Leptospira wolbachii serovar Codice str. CDC genomic region harbors:
- a CDS encoding DUF1398 domain-containing protein: protein MSTITTRLTDAQKFAMSIRPKVGGFPVLAEVLRNAGVVTNRWSLPSCQAIYYLKEGSVVQQGTPLVTGVHEIANFDRAALITALRTDQEGRSTFPEFLKSAWEAGVIGYDVDFASRKVVYYGVNGESYLEEYPAVTIGK from the coding sequence TCACAGATGCGCAAAAATTTGCGATGTCCATTCGTCCGAAAGTAGGAGGTTTTCCTGTCCTTGCGGAAGTCCTTCGGAATGCCGGTGTGGTTACAAACCGTTGGTCACTACCATCCTGCCAAGCAATCTACTATTTGAAAGAGGGTTCTGTTGTGCAGCAAGGAACACCTCTTGTAACCGGTGTTCATGAGATTGCAAACTTTGACCGTGCGGCCCTCATCACGGCTCTTCGCACCGATCAGGAAGGCCGAAGTACATTCCCTGAATTTCTCAAATCTGCTTGGGAGGCGGGAGTCATCGGTTATGACGTTGATTTCGCAAGCCGAAAGGTCGTTTACTACGGTGTTAACGGTGAAAGTTATCTAGAAGAATATCCCGCGGTTACGATTGGCAAGTAA